In Alteromonas macleodii, the sequence CTTTAATATAAACTGTTTGCGAAATTTGAGCGTCGTCCATAGTCGCAAACGCGGCGTCAATGGCTTTAATCTCTGGCTCGTAAGCAGCAACCACGGCTGTCCATTTGTTTGTCACATTGGAAAAATCTTTTGGACCGTACTGACTAGTATCGTCATTTGCTAACGACGATAGCGATATACACACGAATAAAACAAAACTACTTAAGCGCATATTGACCTTATTTAATTTATTTTCTGCACCAATACGGTGCGGTTGAAGAGCGAGAACTGTATGTAATGGAGATAAATAGCTATCGGAACAGTCTCAATTAAACACTATGGCAGAGTTATGGCAAAGTTCGAGCCAACAAAATCGCTAAATATGGACAACCTTATTATGGTGATGATAGGCATTAATAAAGGTGTGAGAGTAGGCAACTCTTTTTGTTTGTTGCTTAAAATTTGTATACCAAGTAGTGTTAACTAAAAGCTCACTTAAATAATTAACTCACCCATAAAAAGCTGGCTATTTAAGCGTTTAGCATAGCTCTAAATAAGGTGCTCTCAAATAAAAGGACTTAACCCTTATGTTATTCAAGCGTATTACACTAACCGTATTAGTGTGTTTTTTTGCTAGCTCGTCAATTCAAGCTGAATCTAACGAAGTAGCAAAAAACTACGAACTGAAAGTAGAGAAGTTCGAATCTAAAGTGTTGAAGGAAGAACGAGAAGTCGTTGTTCAACTTCCTAAAGGCTACGCAGATAACCCCGACAAGAAGTACCCTGTAATTTATCGGTTAGATGGTGCGGTTTATCTACCTATAATGAATGCGGTACTTGAATCACTTCAATCTGAAAATGCTGCGCCAGAAGTAATTATAGTCGCCATTGAAAATACCGATCGTTTTCGAGATCTTTTCCCTACGGCAAATGAAGACCCATACGGGCCTGTAGGTTATGGCGGGGGCGGGGCAAACTTTTTGTCTTTTATAACCACTGAACTTATCCCAATGGTCGAGAATAAATACCGGGTGCATAATTTTCGGGTGATAGCCGGGGGATCCGCTGGTGGTGTATTCGGGTTGTATGCGCTCACTCAAAACCCTGAGCTTTTTAAGGCTGTGATTGCCTATAGTCCTGCGGTGTGGTGGAACTATGGCGCGCCGGTAAAAAGAACGGTTGCGTTTTTTAAATCTTCCAGTCAACTGGATCACTATATCTATACGTCTATAGGCAACGAATCGGCGCCAATGCGACCCTACTATGATGATATGATTTTGGGTATGCGGGCAAACCAACCTGCTGGTTTGAGGTGGGTAAATGATGAATATGCAGGTGTTCGGCACAACTTGGTTACGGCAGCGTCTATTTTTAGTGCTTATCACAACCTGTTCTTGTCAGCTTATTTAAGGCCTGAACAGTTCGATGGTGATATTCAAAGCATTTCCAAATATTACGATCGCGTTTCAAAGCAACGCGGGGAAAAATTAGAGGCGCCTGAATGGGTAATTAGAGAATTAGGTTATCATTATGTGCGCTCTGAAAATTACGACAAGGCTATTGAGCTGTTTAAGCACGATATAGCTAAGTACCCTGAAATGCCTGACCCGTATAACGGCATAGCGTATGGTTACGAGCAAATGGGTGAGTATAAAAAAGCACTTGAGAGCGTAAACAAGGCTTTGGAGCTTTCGACACCGCAGCACGATGGTTACCAAGTTTATACAGATAGACAAAAGCGTTTGCATGATTTACTGGATGAGTAAGCTACATTGAAATACCAAAGCAAAATTAAACGTATAAACAATATTGCCACCGTTTTTATGATTGGGATTTGCGCTGTAACGAGCGGATGCAGTTCTGTTTCGACAGCGCAAACTGGACGCTGTATTGAGCAAGCTAATCGCGCTGAAGTTTATGAAGTGAATACGGCCGATGAGCGGCTAAACGCATGTTTAGAGACCTACCAAAAGAGACGTGACGAAGAAAGAACGTTTGGTGAGGCCTTTGCCGAGGATGTGCTTATCTCAGTTCTTGATATCATCACTGACTAAGGCTTTTTCAGCCAAACAAAAACCTTCTTACGTACAGTTAAAAAAAGTCCAAAGGCAGAGTAATCTACTCTGCCTTTGTCGTTTTAGTCTCTTTCGAATGGCTTTAACGGACTCCGTTTAATAACTTATGGAAAGAGCCAATGCGTTATATTCTGACATCTGTTTGTGTGTTTTTAATCACGGCAGTTTCTCACGTTTGTGCACAGAGCAAGCTTGATATTGTCGACGGTTTGCAGCTTGCCAAGCAGTATGAACACAGCCGCCAAGATATAAACATCACCGATTACTGGGTGAGCGAAAAGTTAGACGGTATTCGGGCACGATGGGACGGCACTGAACTTAGGACCCGAAACAACAACAAAATATTTGCGCCAGCTTGGTTTACCGCTAATTGGCCTAAAGCGACTATCGACGGTGAACTTTGGATAGAAAGAGGGCAATTTGAACTTACAGCTTCCATCGTGCTTTCTAAGTTAACGGAAGAGAAGTCGCACCTTGTCGCTAATTCTTTGTCTGGGGCCGAAACTACCGCGTACGACATTACAGCAGCGTCTATACCAGACACACGCTGGGCTAAAGTTAGGTTTATGGCCTTCGACATGCCTGTAGCAGGACAGCGTTTTGACAGCCGACTGAACAAGCTTAATAGCCTTAAAAAGGCCATTCCCAACCCCACGTTTGACGTGCTCCCTCAGTTTAAACTTTTGTCTCTAACCGCGCTTGAAGAAGAGCTTAAACAAGTAACCAAAAACGGTGGTGAAGGGCTGATGCTTCATCATGGGAAGGCGTTTTACCAGACAGGGCGTAGTGACAATCTACTTAAGGTAAAACATTTTGAAGATGCTGAAGCGAAAGTGTTGGCGCAACTTCCAGGAAAAGGAAAATTTAAAGGCATGATGGGATCACTGTTGGTAGAAACATCTGACGGCATTCGATTTAAACTGGGAACAGGATTTTCTAACAAAGAGCGCCAAGCGCCTCCGGCTATAGGTAGCTGGGTAACCTTTAAGTTTTACGGTGTAACGAAAAACGGTAAGCCAAAGTTTGCGAGCTACCTTCGCACTAGACCCGGCTTTGACTTATCAAAAAAATAGTACCTATATTAATTAGCGAAATAGCCTCAAAATCG encodes:
- a CDS encoding alpha/beta hydrolase-fold protein, which codes for MLFKRITLTVLVCFFASSSIQAESNEVAKNYELKVEKFESKVLKEEREVVVQLPKGYADNPDKKYPVIYRLDGAVYLPIMNAVLESLQSENAAPEVIIVAIENTDRFRDLFPTANEDPYGPVGYGGGGANFLSFITTELIPMVENKYRVHNFRVIAGGSAGGVFGLYALTQNPELFKAVIAYSPAVWWNYGAPVKRTVAFFKSSSQLDHYIYTSIGNESAPMRPYYDDMILGMRANQPAGLRWVNDEYAGVRHNLVTAASIFSAYHNLFLSAYLRPEQFDGDIQSISKYYDRVSKQRGEKLEAPEWVIRELGYHYVRSENYDKAIELFKHDIAKYPEMPDPYNGIAYGYEQMGEYKKALESVNKALELSTPQHDGYQVYTDRQKRLHDLLDE
- a CDS encoding DNA ligase is translated as MKYQSKIKRINNIATVFMIGICAVTSGCSSVSTAQTGRCIEQANRAEVYEVNTADERLNACLETYQKRRDEERTFGEAFAEDVLISVLDIITD
- a CDS encoding DNA ligase codes for the protein MRYILTSVCVFLITAVSHVCAQSKLDIVDGLQLAKQYEHSRQDINITDYWVSEKLDGIRARWDGTELRTRNNNKIFAPAWFTANWPKATIDGELWIERGQFELTASIVLSKLTEEKSHLVANSLSGAETTAYDITAASIPDTRWAKVRFMAFDMPVAGQRFDSRLNKLNSLKKAIPNPTFDVLPQFKLLSLTALEEELKQVTKNGGEGLMLHHGKAFYQTGRSDNLLKVKHFEDAEAKVLAQLPGKGKFKGMMGSLLVETSDGIRFKLGTGFSNKERQAPPAIGSWVTFKFYGVTKNGKPKFASYLRTRPGFDLSKK